One genomic window of Medicago truncatula cultivar Jemalong A17 chromosome 1, MtrunA17r5.0-ANR, whole genome shotgun sequence includes the following:
- the LOC25484798 gene encoding uncharacterized protein, with product MISTNQDPHFSIMLKLLNKNLRRLLSHLRCPNYRRSKSKVTIINNPKSQNETSSNFSSTVHPNTQLGTQKQIRVATFNAALFSMAPALPTTTTFEDENNVVGKTNTFDINSRSKSTNDRPPKSILKQTQSQKNINLVQLTKSKTRVSINLPDNEISMLRSRQSSFSEHEKERASTSGVHYYKHVKSGRTLVEVLREVDADILGLQDVKAEEENGMKPLSDLAAALGMNYVFAESWAPEYGNAVFSKWPIKRWNVNKIFDHTDIRNVLKATIDVPEAGELNFYCTHLDHLDENWRMKQINAIIQSNDEPHILAGGLNSLDESDYSQERWTDIVKYYEEMGKPTPKVEVMKHLKSKDYTDAKNYAGEYESVVMIAKGQSVQGTCKYGTRVDYILSSSYSPYKFVPGSYSVLSSKGTSDHHIVKVDVMIKVNNDSQENATKKPQQHRQKIVKVTHSNPSKGIWKTHNREVY from the exons ATGATCTCCACAAACCAAGACCCTCATTTCTCCATCATGCTCAAACTCCTCAACAAAAACCTCCGTCGTCTCCTCTCCCATCTCCGGTGTCCAAATTATCGCCGATCAAAATCCAAAGTAACAATAATCAACAACCCAAAATCTCAAAACGAAACAAGCTCAAATTTTTCATCAACGGTTCATCCAAACACTCAATTGGGTACTCAAAAACAAATCCGGGTCGCAACTTTCAACGCCGCACTTTTCTCAATGGCACCAGCacttccaacaacaacaacatttgaAGACGAAAACAACGTTGTCGGAAAAACCAACACATTCGACATAAACTCACGGTCGAAGTCAACAAACGACAGACCCCCAAAAAGCATACTGAAACAAACTCAatcacaaaaaaacataaacctcGTACAGTTAACAAAATCGAAAACGAGGGTTTCAATAAATTTACCGGATAACGAGATATCGATGTTAAGAAGCAGACAATCAAGTTTCTCGGAACACGAGAAGGAAAGAGCGTCAACGAGTGGGGTCCATTATTATAAGCATGTGAAGAGTGGAAGAACATTGGTGGAAGTGTTGAGAGAGGTTGATGCAGATATATTGGGATTGCAAGATGTGAAAGctgaagaagaaaatggaaTGAAACCATTGTCGGATTTAGCGGCGGCGTTAGGGATGAATTATGTGTTTGCAGAAAGCTGGGCGCCGGAGTATGGTAATGCTGTTTTCTCTAAATGGCCTATCAAACGTTGGAATGTCAACAAAATCTTTGATCACACCGATATCAG GAATGTTCTGAAGGCAACTATCGATGTACCTGAAGCAGGTGAACTAAACTTTTACTGCACTCACCTCGATCACCTTGATGAGAATTGGCGAATGAAGCAGATAAATGCAATAATCCAATCAAACGACGAGCCTCACATCTTAGCTGGGGGACTTAATTCACTCGACGAATCAGATTACTCACAAGAAAGATGGACAGATATTGTCAAG TACTATGAAGAGATGGGAAAGCCAACACCAAAGGTTGAAGTGATGAAACACCTGAAGAGTAAAGACTATACAGATGCTAAGAACTATGCAGGGGAATATGAATCAGTTGTCATGATTGCCAAAGGCCAAA GTGTGCAAGGGACATGCAAGTATGGAACTCGGGTAGATTACATATTATCATCATCGTATTCACCGTATAAGTTTGTTCCTGGTTCCTATTCAGTTCTTTCTTCCAAAGGTACATCAGATCATCACATTGTGAAAGTTGATGTGATGATCAAGGTAAATAACGATTCTCAAGAAAATGCGACAAAGAAACCACAACAACATAGACAGAAAATTGTAAAAGTAACACATTCAAATCCGTCAAAAGGCATCTGGAAAACACACAACAGAGAAGTATATTGA
- the LOC11427665 gene encoding putative E3 ubiquitin-protein ligase RF4 isoform X2, with protein sequence MEVIDKGIIMAEEMDKTVGSEQGCNYKRKLDDESSSMVTEDGSLSVEDDFPPYEFTNAQSFDSTELGLGCCTEEQQLGVLEVEDWKDPMATQLEDLLMSNLEAIFSNAIKKVVDLGGYSQEMAEMAVSRKSLYTEGDPLTNIVYNTLNTLKGKGTETPADFVFQNTKQLLHYSLVEMLSVLRELKPSLTVTEAMWELLVHDLSITRVIAPEGQLSGGDSSEQSSDKSSTAPSKLNVQSDMIGSMSVTTFTNISQESKSESNSQLMKSRKHHKEFTSVLREKFFHMKEPKACGKAGVKLGKLTSVSGLIVEKKLKPPSEVPNQKMKRGSSNTKGVSIAGVCRISTNDDSALPEGGSAVKLPTKDATSTSPTVKTAKPKPKPFSSAAQKVQNYCAAIPFDEASGKFVPRDEKDEQVLKLVSRAQELQDEVQSWNDWANKKVMQVADKLRKLQVESKSLKKETEVYKKERKSLEENAEKRISEVENAMENNQKQLESATSSILILEAKKSLLEKELVSAKSLAEKSMASYQQALEREQTTIQQAQSWKTELDLLQDELEKEKQKLANLHQEIEKGKNLLANTEGRVKKERAKTEKILAQAAYFRKERQQSEALMKAEEDAVRKKAASQLQEYVDSMVKLEKEIAVLRLKSGSKISTSSVVKENKKSETVMTGGSQDKPAGGRLKREHECVMCLSEERSVVFLPCAHQVLCPNCNELHEKQGMKECPSCRTTIEFRIHAKFLGQQ encoded by the exons ATGGAGGTGATAGACAAGGGTATTATAATGGCTGAAGAAATGGATAAAACTGTTGGTTCTGAACAAGGTTGTAATTACAAGAGAAAATTAGATGACGAGTCTTCTTCAATGGTTACTGAAGATGGTTCCTTAAGTGTGGAGGATGATTTCCCTCCCTATGAATTTACAAATGCGCAAAGCTTCGATTCAACAGAATTAGGGTTAGGTTGTTGTACAGAAGAACAACAGTTGGGTGTGCTCGAGGTTGAAGATTGGAAGGATCCTATGGCAACTCAGCTTGAGGACTTACTGATGAGTAATTTGGAAGCAATTTTTAGTAATGCTATCAAGAAGGTTGTTGATTTAGGAGGCTACAGTCAAGAAATGGCTGAAATGGCCGTTTCAAGGAAGTCCTTGTACACAGAAGGAGACCCTCTCACAAATATTGTTTACAACACACTGAATACTTTGAAGGGGAAAGGTACTGAAACTCCTGCAGACTttgtatttcaaaatacaaagCAGTTACTGCATTATAGTTTGGTAGAGATGCTCAGTGTACTTCGGGAACTAAAACCCTCCTTAACAGTAACTGAAGCAATGTGGGAGTTACTGGTACATGACTTGAGTATTACACGAGTCATTGCACCAGAAGGTCAACTGAGTGGTGGTGATTCTAGCGAGCAAAGCTCTGACAAGTCTTCTACTGCCCCATCAAAGTTAAATGTTCAGTCTGATATGATTGGAAGTATGAGTGTGACAACTTTCACAAATATCTCCCAGGAAAGTAAATCAGAATCTAATTCTCAGCTGATGAAGAGCAGAAAACACCATAAAGAGTTTACATCAGTGCTTAGGGAGAAGTTCTTTCATATGAAAGAACCTAAAGCTTGTGGCAAAGCAGGTGTTAAATTAGGAAAGCTTACAAGCGTAAGTGGTTTGATTGTTGAAAAAAAACTCAAGCCACCATCTGAAGTTCCAAATCAGAAAATGAAACGTGGCTCCTCAAATACAAAAGGAGTTAGTATAGCAGGAGTATGCCGTATTTCAACCAATGATGATTCAGCTTTACCCGAAGGAGGTAGCGCTGTAAAATTACCCACAAAGGATGCAACATCTACTTCTCCAACAGTGAAAACAGCCAAACCAAAACCTAAGCCATTCTCCTCTGCCGCTCAAAAGGTTCAAAATTACTGTGCTGCTATTCCTTTTGATGAGGCTTCGGGCAAGTTTGTCCCACGGGATGAGAAGGACGaacaagttttgaaattagtaTCACGAGCACAAGAATTGCAGGATGAGGTGCAAAGCTGGAATGACTGGGCCAATAAGAAGGTTATGCAGGTAGCAGATAAGCTTCGCAAGCTTCAGGTGGAGTCTAAATCTTTGAAAAAAGAAACTGaagtttataaaaaagaaagaaaatcttTAGAAGAGAATGCTGAGAAGAGGATCTCTGAAGTGGAGAATGCCATGGAAAATAATCAAAAGCAACTTGAGAGTGCCACTTCTTCCATACTCATTCTGGAGGCAAAGAAGTCCTTGCTAGAGAAAGAGTTGGTGTCTGCTAAGTCGTTGGCTGAAAAGTCAATGGCAAGTTATCAACAAGCACTGGAGAGAGAGCAGACGACTATTCAACAAGCCCAGTCGTGGAAAACGGAGTTGGATTTGCTTCAAGATGAACTGgagaaagagaaacaaaagtTAGCTAACTTGCATCAGGAGATAGAAAAAGGGAAGAATCTTCTAGCCAATACTGAG GGTAGAGTGAAAAAGGAGAGAGCTAAGACAGAAAAAATCCTCGCACAGGCTGCATACtttagaaaagaaagacaaCAGTCTGAAGCACTCATGAAAGCTGAGGAGGATGCCGTCAGAAAGAAGGCAGCTAGTCAACTGCAGGAATATGTGGACAGCATGGTAAAGCTAGAGAAGGAGATCGCTGTGCTAAGACTAAAATCTGGTTCCAAAATAAGTACTTCATCCGTGgtgaaagaaaacaagaaaTCTGAGACGGTGATGACAGGGGGCTCCCAAGACAAACCAGCTGGTGGAAGATTGAAGCGGGAGCATGAGTGTGTCATGTGCCTATCAGAGGAGAGGTCGGTTGTTTTTCTGCCATGTGCGCATCAGGTTTTGTGTCCGAATTGCAATGAGCTCCATGAGAAGCAAGGGATGAAGGAATGCCCTTCATGTAGGACCACCATCGAATTTAGGATTCATGCCAAATTTCTTGGGCAGCAGTAG
- the LOC11427665 gene encoding putative E3 ubiquitin-protein ligase RF4 isoform X1: protein MCQCRTLDTCLIPETSLIRSVGATEMEVIDKGIIMAEEMDKTVGSEQGCNYKRKLDDESSSMVTEDGSLSVEDDFPPYEFTNAQSFDSTELGLGCCTEEQQLGVLEVEDWKDPMATQLEDLLMSNLEAIFSNAIKKVVDLGGYSQEMAEMAVSRKSLYTEGDPLTNIVYNTLNTLKGKGTETPADFVFQNTKQLLHYSLVEMLSVLRELKPSLTVTEAMWELLVHDLSITRVIAPEGQLSGGDSSEQSSDKSSTAPSKLNVQSDMIGSMSVTTFTNISQESKSESNSQLMKSRKHHKEFTSVLREKFFHMKEPKACGKAGVKLGKLTSVSGLIVEKKLKPPSEVPNQKMKRGSSNTKGVSIAGVCRISTNDDSALPEGGSAVKLPTKDATSTSPTVKTAKPKPKPFSSAAQKVQNYCAAIPFDEASGKFVPRDEKDEQVLKLVSRAQELQDEVQSWNDWANKKVMQVADKLRKLQVESKSLKKETEVYKKERKSLEENAEKRISEVENAMENNQKQLESATSSILILEAKKSLLEKELVSAKSLAEKSMASYQQALEREQTTIQQAQSWKTELDLLQDELEKEKQKLANLHQEIEKGKNLLANTEGRVKKERAKTEKILAQAAYFRKERQQSEALMKAEEDAVRKKAASQLQEYVDSMVKLEKEIAVLRLKSGSKISTSSVVKENKKSETVMTGGSQDKPAGGRLKREHECVMCLSEERSVVFLPCAHQVLCPNCNELHEKQGMKECPSCRTTIEFRIHAKFLGQQ, encoded by the exons atgtgtcagtgtcggaCACTTGACACATGTCTGATACCTGAAACGTCTTTGATTAGGagtgtcggtgctacagag ATGGAGGTGATAGACAAGGGTATTATAATGGCTGAAGAAATGGATAAAACTGTTGGTTCTGAACAAGGTTGTAATTACAAGAGAAAATTAGATGACGAGTCTTCTTCAATGGTTACTGAAGATGGTTCCTTAAGTGTGGAGGATGATTTCCCTCCCTATGAATTTACAAATGCGCAAAGCTTCGATTCAACAGAATTAGGGTTAGGTTGTTGTACAGAAGAACAACAGTTGGGTGTGCTCGAGGTTGAAGATTGGAAGGATCCTATGGCAACTCAGCTTGAGGACTTACTGATGAGTAATTTGGAAGCAATTTTTAGTAATGCTATCAAGAAGGTTGTTGATTTAGGAGGCTACAGTCAAGAAATGGCTGAAATGGCCGTTTCAAGGAAGTCCTTGTACACAGAAGGAGACCCTCTCACAAATATTGTTTACAACACACTGAATACTTTGAAGGGGAAAGGTACTGAAACTCCTGCAGACTttgtatttcaaaatacaaagCAGTTACTGCATTATAGTTTGGTAGAGATGCTCAGTGTACTTCGGGAACTAAAACCCTCCTTAACAGTAACTGAAGCAATGTGGGAGTTACTGGTACATGACTTGAGTATTACACGAGTCATTGCACCAGAAGGTCAACTGAGTGGTGGTGATTCTAGCGAGCAAAGCTCTGACAAGTCTTCTACTGCCCCATCAAAGTTAAATGTTCAGTCTGATATGATTGGAAGTATGAGTGTGACAACTTTCACAAATATCTCCCAGGAAAGTAAATCAGAATCTAATTCTCAGCTGATGAAGAGCAGAAAACACCATAAAGAGTTTACATCAGTGCTTAGGGAGAAGTTCTTTCATATGAAAGAACCTAAAGCTTGTGGCAAAGCAGGTGTTAAATTAGGAAAGCTTACAAGCGTAAGTGGTTTGATTGTTGAAAAAAAACTCAAGCCACCATCTGAAGTTCCAAATCAGAAAATGAAACGTGGCTCCTCAAATACAAAAGGAGTTAGTATAGCAGGAGTATGCCGTATTTCAACCAATGATGATTCAGCTTTACCCGAAGGAGGTAGCGCTGTAAAATTACCCACAAAGGATGCAACATCTACTTCTCCAACAGTGAAAACAGCCAAACCAAAACCTAAGCCATTCTCCTCTGCCGCTCAAAAGGTTCAAAATTACTGTGCTGCTATTCCTTTTGATGAGGCTTCGGGCAAGTTTGTCCCACGGGATGAGAAGGACGaacaagttttgaaattagtaTCACGAGCACAAGAATTGCAGGATGAGGTGCAAAGCTGGAATGACTGGGCCAATAAGAAGGTTATGCAGGTAGCAGATAAGCTTCGCAAGCTTCAGGTGGAGTCTAAATCTTTGAAAAAAGAAACTGaagtttataaaaaagaaagaaaatcttTAGAAGAGAATGCTGAGAAGAGGATCTCTGAAGTGGAGAATGCCATGGAAAATAATCAAAAGCAACTTGAGAGTGCCACTTCTTCCATACTCATTCTGGAGGCAAAGAAGTCCTTGCTAGAGAAAGAGTTGGTGTCTGCTAAGTCGTTGGCTGAAAAGTCAATGGCAAGTTATCAACAAGCACTGGAGAGAGAGCAGACGACTATTCAACAAGCCCAGTCGTGGAAAACGGAGTTGGATTTGCTTCAAGATGAACTGgagaaagagaaacaaaagtTAGCTAACTTGCATCAGGAGATAGAAAAAGGGAAGAATCTTCTAGCCAATACTGAG GGTAGAGTGAAAAAGGAGAGAGCTAAGACAGAAAAAATCCTCGCACAGGCTGCATACtttagaaaagaaagacaaCAGTCTGAAGCACTCATGAAAGCTGAGGAGGATGCCGTCAGAAAGAAGGCAGCTAGTCAACTGCAGGAATATGTGGACAGCATGGTAAAGCTAGAGAAGGAGATCGCTGTGCTAAGACTAAAATCTGGTTCCAAAATAAGTACTTCATCCGTGgtgaaagaaaacaagaaaTCTGAGACGGTGATGACAGGGGGCTCCCAAGACAAACCAGCTGGTGGAAGATTGAAGCGGGAGCATGAGTGTGTCATGTGCCTATCAGAGGAGAGGTCGGTTGTTTTTCTGCCATGTGCGCATCAGGTTTTGTGTCCGAATTGCAATGAGCTCCATGAGAAGCAAGGGATGAAGGAATGCCCTTCATGTAGGACCACCATCGAATTTAGGATTCATGCCAAATTTCTTGGGCAGCAGTAG
- the LOC25484797 gene encoding uncharacterized protein → MILCAFKLSIGQISILPYPVTQFIHKAARFDNGFIPFSSSCNPNTSAASTSLNKFQKSHYFHSLFSLFLTSLRYLLASPRIMAANSDPTNNAVSQNREIGELPKEVNPKIGYNSGKHWSDDEINLLKSFIDSKSWEDINWKDIRDEEKLFVGI, encoded by the exons ATGATTTTGTGTGCTTTCAAACTTTCTATTGGACAAATCAGCATATTACCATATCCGGTGACACAATTCATTCACAAAGCCGCTAGGTTCGACAATGGCTTCAttccattttcttcttcttgcaaTCCAAACACATCCGCCGCATCCACTTCTCTCAACAAGTTTCAGAAATCGCATTATTTtcattctcttttctctctattCCTCACTTCACTTCGCTACCTTCTTGCTTCTCCAAG GATAATGGCGGCAAATAGTGATCCAACTAACAATGCGGTGTCCCAAAACCGTGAGATTGGAGAGCTTCCCAAGGAAGTTAATCCGAAAATTGGATACAATAGTGGTAAGCATTGGTCAGATGATGAAATCAATTTGCTCAAGTCCTTCATAGATTCAAAAAGTTGGGAAGACATCAATTGGAAAGACATCAGGGATGAAGAAAAATTGTTTGTCGGGATTTGA